A genomic segment from Nicotiana sylvestris chromosome 1, ASM39365v2, whole genome shotgun sequence encodes:
- the LOC104242414 gene encoding non-specific lipid transfer protein GPI-anchored 11-like — translation MAFKMNSFALFCLVLMWAFSSTTVESASRQAAPAPAVDCNNLVLNLADCLSFVTNGSTEKKPQGTCCSGLKMVLKTDAECLCEGFKNSAQLGVVLNVTKAMALPAACHVSAPSVSNCGLSTDTGAAPALSPIAVSPTTSAAVAPTIAEGASEVAPAPAPGSSDSTTLGLSIGQLVLTVMAVAFSWF, via the exons ATGGCTTTCAAAATGAACTCATTTGCTCTTTTTTGCCTTGTTTTAATGTGGGCTTTTTCCTCTACGACTGTAGAATCAGCATCTCGCCAGGCAGCGCCTGCTCCAGCGGTGGACTGCAACAACTTGGTACTGAACTTGGCTGACTGTTTGTCATTTGTTACAAATGGTAGTACAGAGAAGAAGCCACAAGGTACTTGCTGTTCAGGCTTGAAAATGGTGTTGAAAACAGACGCTGAATGTCTCTGTGAGGGTTTCAAAAACAGCGCTCAGTTGGGTGTTGTTCTTAATGTCACTAAGGCTATGGCTCTTCCTGCTGCTTGCCATGTCTCTGCTCCTTCTGTTAGCAACTGTGGAT TGAGTACTGACACTGGAGCTGCCCCTG CTCTTTCTCCAATTGCTGTATCTCCTACCACATCAGCGGCAGTTGCTCCAACCATTGCCGAAGGTGCTAGTGAAGTTGCTCCGGCACCAGCTCCAGGAAGCTCCGATTCTACTACACTTGGTCTATCCATTGGGCAATTGGTTCTGACCGTAATGGCTGTAGCTTTCTCTTGGTTCTAA